A single region of the Novipirellula aureliae genome encodes:
- a CDS encoding DNA integrity scanning protein DisA nucleotide-binding domain protein yields the protein MIRTAAALMRDRNADAMLMLLDGSTDWKKIAELVQPIDKPIIVAVDSPEDLEGAAEAGLKPLALNKEKAPLLERLQHALLESAADEFIRTNGEVIALYSGFQQGRLDSISHLQIDERMRQLTVRDLQSIESRVPLKTIKAVIDLAAQIGREGREGKPVGTLFVVGDTRHVLDHANDSGVDPFRGYNRRQRNLLDKKVQEDAKEIAQLDGAFIINSDGVIEKSRQMLEVSHDALTMSKGLGARHWAAAAISQKTKAISVVVSQSTGTVRLYQNGLLVMRIEPMDKNVKWQEFNFEPPTSSNPPEA from the coding sequence ATGATCCGCACCGCAGCTGCTTTGATGCGCGACCGTAATGCTGATGCGATGTTGATGTTGTTAGATGGCTCGACGGATTGGAAAAAGATCGCGGAGTTGGTCCAACCCATCGACAAACCAATCATCGTGGCTGTCGACTCCCCCGAGGACCTAGAAGGTGCTGCGGAGGCGGGTCTCAAGCCGTTAGCGCTGAACAAGGAAAAAGCGCCGTTGCTCGAGCGACTTCAACATGCCTTGCTCGAATCCGCAGCAGATGAATTCATTCGTACCAATGGTGAGGTGATCGCTCTTTACAGCGGTTTTCAACAAGGCCGACTCGATTCGATCAGCCATTTGCAAATCGACGAACGCATGCGGCAATTAACCGTCCGCGACCTGCAATCGATCGAAAGTCGCGTCCCTCTAAAAACAATCAAAGCGGTCATCGATTTGGCGGCACAAATTGGCCGCGAAGGCCGTGAAGGCAAACCCGTCGGCACGCTTTTCGTCGTCGGTGATACCCGTCATGTGCTCGATCATGCCAACGACAGCGGAGTCGATCCGTTTCGAGGTTACAACCGCAGACAACGGAATTTGCTCGACAAAAAGGTTCAAGAAGACGCCAAGGAAATCGCTCAATTAGATGGTGCGTTTATTATCAATAGCGATGGTGTGATCGAAAAAAGCCGCCAAATGCTAGAGGTTTCCCACGACGCATTGACGATGAGCAAAGGACTCGGTGCCCGGCACTGGGCCGCGGCGGCGATCAGCCAAAAAACCAAAGCGATCTCGGTCGTCGTTAGCCAATCCACCGGAACCGTCCGGCTCTACCAAAACGGGCTACTGGTGATGCGAATCGAACCGATGGACAAGAATGTGAAATGGCAGGAGTTCAACTTCGAACCACCCACCAGCAGCAACCCGCCCGAAGCGTAG
- the flhB gene encoding flagellar biosynthesis protein FlhB, whose product MADSGADKKHSATDKRRRQAREEGQVVRSQDLTSAALLLAALGSLWMLGGPATEMLAGSIADALSTPRIASPNTNDASNWLLTTATRLGIATVPIMLTMMVAAILINVTQSGLVLSPQKLAPKLSHLSLLAGAKRILSVQGVAKLGFGIFKVGIIGVVAYFAVRKYQEPILGLASMSIPQIASTMFHCLLGVCVWVGGALFVLAILEYAFQKWKFEQDLMMTDQEVRDEMKESEGDPQVAQRRRQVQRQMMQQRIASEVPKADAVVTNPTELAIAIKYDPKTMQAPIVLAKGAGSVAQRIRRLALENGVPVVERKPLAQLLYKTVDIGESIPADQYQAVAEVLRYVYQLQGKQVPKAG is encoded by the coding sequence ATGGCCGATAGTGGTGCCGACAAGAAGCATTCCGCAACCGATAAACGACGTCGCCAGGCGCGTGAAGAGGGGCAAGTCGTTCGCAGCCAAGACTTGACGTCGGCCGCGCTTCTCTTGGCTGCCTTGGGATCACTTTGGATGCTCGGCGGACCGGCAACCGAGATGCTAGCAGGATCCATTGCCGATGCCCTTTCAACGCCCCGCATCGCCTCGCCGAATACCAACGATGCCTCGAATTGGCTGCTGACGACCGCAACTCGGTTGGGGATCGCAACGGTGCCAATCATGCTAACGATGATGGTCGCCGCGATTTTGATCAATGTCACTCAGAGCGGACTGGTTTTGTCGCCCCAAAAACTCGCTCCCAAACTCAGTCACTTGAGTTTGCTAGCGGGTGCCAAACGGATTCTTTCGGTCCAGGGTGTTGCCAAGCTGGGGTTCGGGATCTTTAAAGTTGGCATCATCGGCGTTGTTGCTTATTTCGCAGTACGAAAGTACCAAGAACCGATACTGGGTTTGGCATCGATGTCGATCCCACAAATCGCTTCCACGATGTTTCATTGTTTGCTTGGCGTTTGCGTTTGGGTCGGCGGTGCATTGTTCGTCTTGGCTATTTTGGAGTATGCATTCCAAAAGTGGAAATTCGAGCAAGACCTGATGATGACGGACCAGGAGGTACGCGACGAGATGAAAGAGAGCGAAGGGGACCCGCAAGTCGCCCAACGGCGCCGTCAAGTCCAACGCCAAATGATGCAGCAACGAATCGCCAGCGAAGTGCCGAAGGCCGACGCAGTGGTGACGAATCCGACCGAGTTAGCGATCGCGATCAAGTACGATCCGAAAACGATGCAAGCTCCGATCGTATTGGCCAAGGGAGCCGGTTCGGTGGCCCAGCGGATCCGCCGTTTGGCACTTGAAAATGGTGTACCGGTGGTTGAGCGTAAACCGTTGGCCCAATTGCTCTACAAAACGGTCGACATTGGCGAATCGATCCCGGCGGATCAGTACCAAGCCGTCGCCGAAGTCTTGCGATACGTATACCAATTGCAAGGCAAGCAGGTGCCGAAAGCAGGATAA
- a CDS encoding flagellar biosynthetic protein FliR — protein MGSEEFQSFVQYAIDHLVLGVLVLTRLSTLLMSMPAVGVGVPRRVRAFLAVTMTVLLLPPVAANLDPGSLPALDNLVDLAIAIAREGIIGLLIGATIQLIVTGLQLAGEAMSSTGGMQLANSVDPTTKSNMPTLATFIGIFVTAVMFCVGGHRMILQVLVDSFDALPAGNVTFSDSMMSLIVEQLSAGVVAGIRVSAPVVATLLLSNLLTGLISRTLPQINVLAIGLSLNALALLVVTTLTIGSVSLIFQDELAKTIDRLNNLW, from the coding sequence ATGGGATCGGAGGAATTCCAATCGTTCGTCCAGTACGCCATCGACCATCTCGTCCTCGGTGTCCTTGTCCTGACTCGGCTCAGCACGTTGCTGATGTCGATGCCCGCGGTTGGTGTCGGTGTGCCCCGGCGGGTACGAGCTTTCTTAGCCGTCACGATGACGGTGTTGTTGCTTCCCCCCGTCGCCGCCAATCTTGACCCCGGTTCGCTGCCAGCCCTTGACAACCTAGTTGACCTTGCAATCGCGATCGCGCGCGAGGGAATCATTGGTTTGCTGATCGGTGCAACGATCCAACTGATCGTGACAGGGCTTCAGTTAGCGGGCGAAGCGATGAGTAGTACCGGGGGGATGCAGCTTGCCAACTCGGTCGATCCGACAACCAAGAGCAATATGCCGACACTCGCTACGTTCATTGGAATTTTTGTCACCGCGGTCATGTTCTGTGTCGGAGGTCATCGAATGATTCTACAAGTTCTGGTCGATAGTTTCGATGCGTTGCCGGCGGGGAATGTCACCTTTAGCGATTCGATGATGAGCTTGATCGTCGAACAATTAAGCGCTGGCGTGGTCGCCGGAATCCGTGTCTCGGCTCCCGTCGTAGCTACACTTCTATTGAGCAATCTACTGACCGGACTCATCAGCCGTACGCTGCCACAGATCAACGTCTTGGCGATTGGACTTAGTCTGAATGCATTGGCGTTATTGGTAGTCACCACATTGACGATAGGATCAGTAAGCTTGATTTTCCAAGATGAGCTAGCCAAAACCATCGACCGTCTCAACAACCTTTGGTGA
- a CDS encoding flagellar biosynthetic protein FliQ has protein sequence MIDTATAVDLCRTTMVSAVITAAPMLLVGMAAGLTIGLLQALTQIQDQTVAFVPKILAMAAVLIACTPWLIEHMVEFTRMIFVNAGSP, from the coding sequence ATGATCGATACAGCGACGGCGGTTGACCTTTGCCGAACGACGATGGTTTCAGCCGTTATCACGGCCGCTCCGATGCTGCTCGTTGGCATGGCGGCGGGTTTGACGATTGGTCTCTTGCAAGCTTTGACCCAAATCCAAGATCAAACCGTGGCATTTGTTCCCAAAATATTGGCGATGGCTGCTGTCCTCATTGCCTGTACCCCTTGGTTGATCGAGCACATGGTCGAGTTCACTCGCATGATATTTGTTAACGCAGGGTCGCCTTGA
- the fliP gene encoding flagellar type III secretion system pore protein FliP (The bacterial flagellar biogenesis protein FliP forms a type III secretion system (T3SS)-type pore required for flagellar assembly.): MLAVVAAPKAVAQQASPQTASQTAAPSIVQPEPLKIPAQTLDVLGGGPEQWTSPEGLTSSLKVLLLLTVLSMAPAVLLMTTCYVRIIIVLGLLRQAIGLQSMPPSQVMTSIALFMTLFVMTPVWTRVYDDAIEPYTNPDVTMSMEEAYEAGSIPIRDFMSRQIDVAGNHDDVHLFYGYMDPDATAPSSFEDVPLRVLLPAFILSELKTAFLMGFQIYLPFLIVDLVVASVTISMGMLMLPPAIISLPFKLLLFVLVDGWRLVVEMLMNSFGTLG, translated from the coding sequence ATGCTTGCGGTCGTTGCTGCGCCCAAAGCGGTCGCACAACAAGCGTCTCCGCAAACAGCGTCGCAAACAGCGGCCCCGTCGATCGTCCAGCCTGAACCACTTAAAATTCCGGCTCAAACGCTTGATGTCCTTGGTGGTGGCCCCGAGCAATGGACGAGCCCCGAGGGATTGACGAGTAGCTTGAAGGTGCTGCTGCTTTTGACCGTCCTCAGCATGGCTCCGGCGGTGTTGTTGATGACCACTTGCTATGTCCGCATCATCATTGTGCTCGGTTTGCTGCGACAGGCGATTGGTCTTCAATCGATGCCGCCGAGTCAAGTGATGACGAGCATCGCGTTGTTCATGACCTTGTTCGTGATGACCCCCGTATGGACTCGCGTCTATGATGACGCGATCGAACCTTACACCAATCCCGACGTTACGATGTCGATGGAAGAAGCCTACGAAGCGGGCTCGATACCAATTCGCGATTTCATGTCACGGCAAATTGATGTTGCTGGGAACCATGATGACGTTCATCTGTTTTATGGTTATATGGATCCCGACGCCACAGCACCAAGTTCGTTTGAAGACGTTCCGCTGCGAGTGCTGTTGCCCGCATTTATCTTGAGTGAGCTCAAGACGGCGTTCTTGATGGGATTTCAGATCTATCTGCCATTCCTAATCGTCGATTTGGTAGTCGCCAGCGTCACGATTTCGATGGGGATGCTGATGTTGCCACCAGCGATTATCTCGTTGCCATTCAAGTTGCTATTGTTTGTGTTAGTCGACGGGTGGCGATTGGTGGTCGAGATGCTAATGAACAGTTTTGGAACATTGGGATGA
- a CDS encoding GGDEF domain-containing protein → MSICIKEKRKRQGEDVTKAFGYAKEALGYVAKFRTPPTPNVYEVWYRYAEGQLQALRDQLSYAVNDAQTADYELLLKLYNQYFSTNDTGELSYQLGEQLSFAIGNVESIISDQLTAQDEFKTAIGSASDAIDHQDKDVSPDILQACLASILDSNKQMQRQLSKMASRLDESRNQVGQLRENFIESQKKLMTDPLTGVGNRLFFDNCLNNAIESPDRAKRHVFLLLIDLDNFKLVNDSFGHSTGDQVLKYVSLHLQRLVVGGSVARYGGDEFAVFITTDNLNDGVQHGDAICQFFAKNRLSVNQTGEMLGKLTTSIGGALLRSEDSSSSWFERADRLLYSSKNAGRNRVMVERKIK, encoded by the coding sequence ATGAGCATTTGCATCAAAGAAAAACGAAAAAGGCAAGGCGAGGACGTCACCAAAGCGTTTGGCTATGCCAAAGAGGCGCTTGGGTATGTTGCCAAGTTCCGAACGCCACCAACGCCGAATGTGTACGAGGTTTGGTATCGCTATGCCGAAGGCCAGCTGCAGGCCCTTCGTGATCAACTTTCTTATGCTGTCAATGACGCCCAGACCGCTGATTACGAACTGCTGTTAAAGCTTTACAATCAGTACTTCTCAACCAATGATACCGGTGAACTGAGCTACCAACTTGGCGAGCAGCTATCGTTTGCGATCGGAAATGTCGAATCGATCATCTCCGATCAGCTTACCGCCCAGGATGAATTCAAGACCGCCATTGGTTCAGCAAGCGATGCGATCGACCACCAGGACAAGGATGTTTCTCCAGATATTCTGCAAGCATGTCTTGCTTCAATCCTTGATAGCAATAAGCAGATGCAAAGGCAGTTAAGCAAGATGGCCAGCCGACTCGACGAATCGCGCAATCAGGTTGGCCAGTTGCGGGAGAACTTCATTGAGTCACAGAAAAAGCTGATGACAGATCCGTTGACCGGTGTTGGCAACCGCCTGTTCTTTGACAACTGTCTGAACAATGCGATCGAGAGCCCCGACCGTGCAAAACGCCATGTTTTTTTGTTGCTAATTGATCTCGATAATTTCAAATTGGTCAACGATAGCTTTGGTCATTCGACGGGAGATCAGGTATTAAAATACGTTAGTTTGCATTTGCAGCGTCTCGTCGTAGGCGGCTCCGTTGCCCGCTATGGAGGTGATGAGTTTGCGGTCTTTATTACGACCGATAATCTGAACGACGGTGTCCAACATGGTGATGCGATTTGCCAATTCTTTGCCAAGAACAGGTTGTCCGTTAACCAAACCGGTGAGATGTTGGGGAAATTGACCACGTCGATTGGCGGGGCGTTGCTGCGAAGCGAAGACAGCAGTTCGAGCTGGTTCGAGCGTGCGGATCGCTTGCTGTATAGCTCGAAAAACGCAGGGCGAAACCGAGTGATGGTGGAGAGGAAGATAAAATAG
- a CDS encoding GGDEF domain-containing protein, with translation MSCAPKIRDKKTIDVANAAEYARQALGYIGKFQTPPTPNVYEVWYRYAEGNCPPINEQLSYAIHDAKSADYELLNQLHEQFLAWNDRAAITGDLGEQLSLTIEDVESILSEQRSTHDDFQDATGKMSDRVETQQLAPETLKMCIDSILASNRAIQSQIDKMAIGLDESRSQIRYLRDRYLESQKQIMKDPLTGVGNRLFFETMVNDAINHRQQSNRHSILLLIDLDKFKYVNDTFGHSTGDQVLKFVSTHLERLAVDASVARYGGDEFAVFLSTEQPNGGVEQAETICEFFASNEMEKRETGAYSGKLTISVGGSMLRESDTGSTWFERADRLLYSAKNSGRNRAMVERKIK, from the coding sequence GTGAGTTGCGCGCCAAAGATCCGTGACAAGAAAACGATCGACGTTGCCAATGCTGCTGAATACGCGAGGCAAGCCCTCGGGTACATTGGAAAGTTTCAAACGCCACCGACGCCGAATGTCTATGAAGTATGGTATCGCTACGCGGAAGGCAATTGCCCGCCCATCAACGAACAACTCTCTTACGCCATCCACGATGCAAAGTCAGCGGATTATGAGTTGCTAAATCAACTGCACGAGCAGTTTCTCGCGTGGAACGATCGTGCGGCGATCACCGGTGACTTGGGAGAACAATTGTCACTAACGATCGAGGATGTTGAATCGATTCTCTCGGAACAGCGATCCACGCATGACGATTTTCAAGATGCGACCGGAAAAATGAGTGACCGCGTTGAGACGCAGCAACTTGCACCGGAAACGTTGAAAATGTGCATCGATTCCATCTTAGCCAGTAACCGTGCCATTCAATCGCAGATTGACAAAATGGCGATTGGTCTTGATGAATCCCGAAGCCAGATCCGCTATTTGCGGGATCGTTATTTGGAATCCCAAAAGCAAATAATGAAAGATCCGCTGACGGGCGTCGGCAACCGCCTGTTCTTTGAGACGATGGTAAACGATGCTATCAATCACCGGCAACAATCCAATCGCCATTCCATTTTGTTACTCATTGATCTCGATAAGTTCAAGTATGTCAATGATACGTTTGGTCACTCGACCGGCGATCAAGTCTTAAAGTTCGTTTCCACTCATTTGGAGCGACTCGCGGTTGATGCATCCGTTGCCCGCTATGGTGGTGACGAGTTTGCCGTCTTCTTGAGCACCGAGCAGCCCAACGGTGGTGTCGAACAGGCTGAAACGATTTGCGAATTTTTTGCCAGCAATGAAATGGAAAAACGTGAAACGGGAGCCTACTCAGGGAAATTAACGATTTCGGTGGGTGGGTCGATGTTGCGAGAATCGGATACGGGTTCCACTTGGTTCGAACGTGCCGACCGGCTGTTGTATAGTGCCAAGAACTCGGGAAGAAACCGGGCGATGGTCGAACGGAAAATCAAGTAG
- a CDS encoding helix-turn-helix transcriptional regulator — translation MARNEQLIRQHKLLQLLEFSRFGSTIDELRTELISDLGLTTLHGRTVRRDLEALEASGYGIRTETLERGKVYKLARNNKSVHEIGISATELISLSIGRELLFPLLGTQYWRGIETFWNKVKDALPAGMYEHYDRYRKTLHVFGTPSKTYEQHEGMLKTINRAILEHRIVEIQYAPVGKPVSTRRIEPYGLAVYQSSIYVVAAAPEVENPAERLRNWKLDRFRHAIALDEYFKPDPDIDLSDRLGRSIGIFSGESPTMVRIQLGDRAAAWVGEDPWHPEQKLESQSDGTSILTVPASHPREVLPKVLALGTEAEVIEPEAFRAAVAEAVQSMAAKYR, via the coding sequence TTGGCACGCAACGAGCAATTAATTCGACAACACAAGCTACTTCAACTTCTGGAGTTTTCTCGATTCGGCAGTACGATCGACGAATTGAGGACCGAATTGATTAGCGATCTGGGGTTGACCACGCTTCATGGACGCACCGTGCGGAGAGATTTGGAAGCGCTCGAGGCGTCAGGCTATGGAATCCGCACCGAGACTTTAGAGCGAGGCAAGGTCTACAAACTGGCTCGAAACAATAAGAGCGTCCATGAAATCGGGATTTCGGCGACGGAGTTGATTTCGCTGTCGATCGGTCGCGAACTGCTTTTTCCGCTACTTGGGACTCAGTACTGGCGTGGTATCGAGACTTTCTGGAATAAGGTGAAAGATGCTTTGCCAGCGGGGATGTACGAACATTACGACCGGTACCGAAAGACGCTGCATGTATTCGGGACTCCGAGTAAAACATACGAGCAGCATGAAGGAATGCTGAAAACGATCAACCGTGCGATTCTTGAGCACCGCATCGTCGAAATTCAGTATGCCCCGGTGGGCAAGCCGGTATCGACACGGCGAATCGAACCGTATGGGTTAGCCGTTTACCAAAGCAGCATCTATGTGGTCGCAGCTGCACCGGAGGTCGAGAATCCTGCCGAGCGACTTCGCAATTGGAAGCTCGATCGGTTTCGCCATGCGATTGCGCTTGACGAGTACTTCAAACCAGACCCCGACATTGATTTATCTGATCGGCTTGGTCGCAGTATTGGGATTTTCTCGGGAGAGTCACCGACGATGGTTCGAATTCAACTTGGCGACCGGGCCGCTGCTTGGGTCGGCGAAGATCCATGGCATCCCGAACAAAAGCTTGAATCGCAGTCCGATGGTACCTCGATCTTAACCGTCCCCGCTTCCCATCCACGCGAAGTTTTGCCGAAGGTGTTGGCGTTGGGGACCGAAGCGGAAGTCATCGAACCCGAAGCGTTTCGCGCCGCCGTTGCCGAAGCGGTACAAAGCATGGCCGCAAAGTACCGCTAG
- a CDS encoding EF-hand domain-containing protein, with protein sequence MNKKQFLTLTFVLTASLVLSPLAMAQRGGGGGRGGGGDMGGGRGGDTGGGRGGATGGGRGGDTGGGRGGDTGGGRGGDTGGGRGGDTGGGRGGGRGGFDPSDMLQRLDTNNNGVLDPDEQKDGPGKFIVERMARSDSSIRPGSSIPLRKISDSFQQMRGGGGGGDDNNKGGSQKSDPDAALTAMLLVPGFGVDTLPTPPLGFGPNAAMMSVEVQAEDKAEAEKVLREYDRDRDGQLSAEELRRGRFAGEPLDFDSNQDGKLSVVELSVRYARRREVKQTEDAARKRSGEDQRRNDRNAYSEVDYFNGRQSYRILDGSGSANGVPGFFSDKDANEDGQVTMAEFADEWTEELVNEFFKSDLNRDGIITAEEVRLAVEQGVRVNAPQSNASSNASASRASSSSKGSSSAASKMDDKLIQYAERIIQRNDGNQDGVLTASEWESMLMNPAPADADKDGRITAEEYALWMHQRSNQ encoded by the coding sequence ATGAACAAAAAACAATTTTTAACGCTGACTTTCGTTCTAACCGCATCATTGGTGTTGTCGCCGCTCGCAATGGCACAGCGAGGAGGTGGAGGCGGACGCGGAGGCGGAGGTGATATGGGCGGCGGACGCGGCGGTGATACAGGCGGCGGACGCGGCGGTGCTACAGGCGGCGGACGCGGCGGCGATACAGGCGGCGGACGCGGCGGTGATACAGGCGGCGGCCGCGGTGGTGATACAGGTGGCGGCCGCGGTGGTGATACAGGTGGCGGCCGCGGTGGTGGACGAGGCGGTTTTGATCCCAGCGATATGCTGCAACGGCTCGACACCAACAATAACGGCGTACTCGATCCCGACGAACAAAAGGACGGTCCTGGCAAATTTATCGTCGAACGAATGGCCAGATCCGACAGCAGCATTAGGCCAGGATCCTCCATTCCTCTGCGCAAAATCTCGGATTCATTCCAACAAATGCGTGGTGGTGGTGGTGGTGGCGATGATAATAATAAGGGTGGCTCGCAGAAAAGTGACCCGGATGCCGCATTGACCGCCATGCTTCTTGTCCCCGGCTTTGGCGTCGACACGCTCCCAACTCCACCTTTGGGTTTTGGGCCCAACGCGGCCATGATGTCAGTGGAGGTCCAAGCGGAAGATAAGGCGGAAGCTGAAAAAGTCCTGCGTGAATACGACCGTGACAGAGATGGGCAATTGTCGGCGGAGGAACTTCGACGGGGTCGGTTTGCAGGTGAGCCGCTCGATTTTGATTCCAACCAAGATGGCAAACTTTCGGTGGTCGAATTGTCCGTTCGTTATGCCCGCCGCCGTGAAGTAAAACAAACCGAAGATGCTGCTCGTAAACGTAGCGGCGAAGATCAGAGAAGGAATGACCGAAACGCGTATAGCGAAGTCGATTACTTCAATGGACGCCAATCCTATCGCATCCTCGATGGCTCCGGTTCCGCCAATGGCGTTCCTGGTTTCTTTTCCGACAAGGATGCCAACGAGGATGGGCAAGTCACGATGGCCGAATTCGCTGACGAGTGGACCGAGGAATTGGTCAATGAGTTTTTCAAATCCGACCTGAACCGAGACGGCATCATCACGGCGGAAGAAGTGCGTCTAGCGGTGGAACAGGGCGTCCGAGTCAATGCCCCCCAAAGCAATGCGTCTTCAAACGCATCGGCTTCGCGTGCCTCTTCTTCTTCAAAAGGCAGCTCGTCGGCAGCGTCAAAAATGGACGACAAGCTGATCCAGTACGCTGAGCGAATCATTCAGCGAAACGACGGCAATCAAGATGGTGTGTTAACGGCATCGGAGTGGGAATCGATGCTGATGAATCCGGCTCCCGCGGACGCGGATAAAGATGGACGCATCACCGCGGAAGAATACGCTCTTTGGATGCACCAACGGTCGAACCAGTAA
- a CDS encoding Rrf2 family transcriptional regulator, with amino-acid sequence MVISARVHYACLAMLELTIRSGNSAPVTVREITDQHNIPGPFLVQILRPLKKMGWVESVRGSQGGYRLSVDPTQITILDIAEAMSCLDKNSFLTESSTDSAATLQEIWDQANESSRLVLSGLRLSDVAERCQHGAAMMFYI; translated from the coding sequence ATGGTCATATCGGCTCGGGTGCATTACGCATGTCTGGCAATGCTGGAGTTGACGATACGATCGGGAAACTCGGCTCCGGTTACCGTCCGCGAAATCACCGATCAGCACAATATCCCGGGACCTTTTCTGGTTCAGATCCTACGACCGCTCAAAAAAATGGGCTGGGTCGAGAGTGTTCGAGGCAGCCAAGGCGGATATCGGCTGTCGGTTGACCCAACTCAGATTACAATATTGGATATCGCCGAAGCGATGAGCTGCCTGGATAAGAACAGTTTCTTGACCGAATCGTCCACGGATTCAGCGGCAACGCTGCAAGAAATCTGGGATCAGGCGAATGAATCATCTCGACTGGTGTTGAGCGGGCTGCGACTTAGCGACGTCGCCGAGCGATGTCAACACGGGGCGGCGATGATGTTTTATATTTAG
- a CDS encoding phosphoadenylyl-sulfate reductase — MNLYSISQDPAGGNPSAGTPSSENVPTQAQDSAQTPAQGALAADPPLEPTESLLAELKRDSDRLESASPQEILRWTVDRFAPHFTMATAFGPEGMTIIHMLAEIAPETPIFNLETGYQFKETLELRETIKVRYGIEVEYKYPETTVEEYEAANGGPVYKTDPNRCCFDRKLSVLHKAARGWHAWASAIRRDQSEDRAKAPIVGWDKKFQLVKVSPLANWTKKEVWDLILKESIPYNPLHDQGFPSVGCFPCTRAIAAGEDERAGRWSGFQKTECGLHSS, encoded by the coding sequence ATGAATTTGTATTCGATTAGCCAGGATCCCGCGGGTGGGAATCCCTCGGCCGGAACGCCGTCTAGCGAAAACGTTCCCACGCAGGCACAGGACTCGGCGCAAACGCCCGCTCAGGGTGCTTTGGCAGCTGATCCGCCACTTGAACCGACCGAATCGCTGTTGGCAGAATTGAAGCGTGACAGCGACCGACTGGAAAGCGCCAGCCCGCAAGAGATTCTACGTTGGACCGTCGACCGTTTTGCACCTCACTTCACGATGGCAACCGCGTTTGGCCCCGAGGGAATGACGATTATCCACATGTTGGCTGAAATCGCTCCAGAAACTCCCATTTTCAATCTCGAAACCGGCTATCAATTCAAAGAAACGCTGGAACTCCGCGAGACCATTAAAGTCCGCTATGGCATCGAGGTCGAATACAAGTACCCCGAGACGACGGTCGAGGAGTATGAGGCAGCCAATGGCGGGCCCGTCTACAAGACCGATCCCAATCGATGCTGTTTTGACCGCAAATTGAGCGTTTTGCATAAGGCTGCCCGCGGTTGGCATGCGTGGGCCAGTGCGATTCGCCGCGATCAGAGCGAGGATCGAGCGAAAGCACCGATCGTGGGCTGGGACAAAAAGTTTCAACTCGTGAAGGTGAGTCCATTGGCGAATTGGACCAAGAAAGAGGTATGGGATTTGATTCTCAAGGAGAGCATCCCCTACAACCCTCTGCACGATCAAGGTTTCCCAAGTGTCGGTTGTTTTCCATGCACGCGAGCGATCGCAGCGGGCGAAGACGAGCGTGCGGGGCGTTGGTCGGGCTTCCAAAAAACCGAGTGCGGCCTTCATTCGTCTTAG
- a CDS encoding response regulator transcription factor has translation MNDPNGDVAPIHNAETVGAESILLVDDTLVLRERLSLAMQQRGFRVETAGDYDEAVEVFSSRPTDLAVLDLRMPGKSGLELLRKLLQMKPDTRIILLSGFGSIPTSIDAIRAGAVNFLSKPADADDILSAFMRGDKPIVPEGIVAFPAPSLARNEWEHIHRVLSECDGNISEAARRLGIHRRSLQRKLRKRAPEDPCVPDACDENETSDS, from the coding sequence ATGAATGATCCCAACGGCGACGTAGCGCCCATCCATAACGCTGAAACCGTTGGCGCGGAAAGCATTCTATTGGTCGATGACACCCTGGTGCTCCGAGAGCGGTTATCGCTGGCAATGCAACAACGAGGGTTCCGTGTCGAAACGGCAGGCGATTACGATGAAGCGGTCGAAGTTTTCAGCAGCCGCCCGACCGACTTGGCGGTTCTCGATTTGCGGATGCCAGGCAAGAGTGGTCTCGAATTGTTGCGAAAACTGCTGCAAATGAAGCCTGACACCCGTATCATCCTGCTCTCGGGTTTCGGCAGTATCCCAACATCCATCGATGCAATTCGTGCTGGCGCGGTTAATTTCCTCAGCAAACCTGCCGATGCCGACGATATTTTATCGGCCTTCATGCGCGGCGATAAACCAATTGTCCCCGAAGGTATCGTCGCCTTTCCCGCCCCCTCTCTTGCCCGCAACGAATGGGAACACATCCACCGCGTGCTTTCGGAATGCGACGGAAATATCAGCGAAGCTGCCCGCCGACTCGGTATCCATCGTCGATCGCTACAGCGGAAATTACGCAAACGGGCACCGGAAGACCCATGTGTCCCCGACGCCTGTGACGAAAACGAAACGTCCGATTCCTAA